The Methylobacterium sp. FF17 DNA segment GGGATTGCGGCCATAGGAGCGAGCGCTTCCGTTGAACGAGCCCGTAGTCTCGACATCATAGGGCGAAAAGGCGGTGTAGCGGGAGGGGCTGTCGTAAGCCATCGCGGACGAGATCGGGGCAACGCCAAGGACAAGGGCGGTGGCGAGAGCGGCGATACGGGTCTTCATAAAAGCTTACTAGCTCCTTTACAGTACGAACCGGGTAGTTGGCTCGTTTCTCTCTGTATGAAGCTAAGATAGGGTGCCGATATCATTCTTGACGTGCCGCTGGACACGTGGAGAGCCGGATTAAAGAATGGGTCTCGACGGCAGTTCGTTAGAAAGCTGACTAGGAGCTTAGGTGCAGATTATTCAAGCCTTTGGCCTGATGAGAGATATACCAGAGACAGTACCTGTGTTGCGAGCGATCGTGGTTCCGGTATGCGACCGGCAGTCCAACGCAACAGTTGCCTACCAGAACCCGCTCCCCGCGTGATCCTTGAAGACGTTGGCGCGACGGATGTACCCGACCACCGTCCTCGGATCGCGATGGCCTGACTGGTCCATGATCCGCGCCAGATCCGCGCCGCGCTCGGCCGCCGTCGTGATGTAGCCAGCCCGCAGCGAGTGTGCCCCGAAGGTTGAG contains these protein-coding regions:
- a CDS encoding tyrosine-type recombinase/integrase encodes the protein MGDIIKGYAKAAGLDASTFGAHSLRAGYITTAAERGADLARIMDQSGHRDPRTVVGYIRRANVFKDHAGSGFW